AAGCCCCAAGCCAAGATCCCAGCCCCGTAACTGGCCACAATCGTGAGCACGTGGATCGTTAACCACACGTTCGATCGTAACACCGGCTGAAGCGGCGAGAACTCGGCATTCAAGACCCGGGACGTGCCTGTGTCAACAATCGGAGCAATCGAAGCCACACACAACAGAAACGTGCCACAAGCAGCGGCAGCGAGCCCGTAATAGGTGCGGTCGTAGGTCTTCTCAAAGCGATCGCTCAGTTTCTTGTCGACGGCAAACCAATCGTACAGACAGAACAGCGGCATCAAGATCGCGGAGATCACCAGACGCGGCAAATACCAAGCCGTCAGAACGGTAGTTCCGACCAAAATCACGCTAATCACGAGACCTTGGACGATCGAAAAGACCGAGCCACCGAAGTTCACGGAATCGAAATTAATGATCGGCCGATTGCCGTCGTAGAACGGAAGAGCCACCAACGCGTAGGCAATGAACAGCGTTACCGGCAACCGCAGAATTGCCGCCACCACGTTAAAGCCAAGCCAAAGCTTGTTGGAAGGGAACATTTCGCGTTGGGCTTCGGTAAGCTCGGCAGCTTCCCAGATTCCGGGAATCGCTGTCGCTCGCCAGGCAGCCAAGCGGCCCCGGTCGTAGATCGGCAGCAACAGAAACATCAGCCCCAAAGCACAAACGACCCACGGCACAAAGATCACCGTCTCGTACATGTTGGTCACCGGAGCCCAACCGGTAACGACAACCCGCATGTAAAAACCATACGTCGACCAAACAATGCCAATTAACAAAAAGGTCACGCCGGTCCAGAACATCGCTTTCCGCATGCCAGTAAAGGCCAAGCCAAACCCCAAGGTAGCGATGAATGTGAAAATCCAGGCGTACATAAAGGGATCGAGCGTGTTGTAACGGACTTCGGTCGCAATGCGGTAGCTGTCCACTGGTGGATAGGCGGTGTAAGCAAGAATTCCAGAATCGACTTCGTCTGGGCCGAGCGTTTCTTCTAACACAACTTTACGTTCGGTGTTGTTGGCTTCGCCCAGTCGATGCAAATCGTCTGACAGTTTCTGCATTGCGTCACGCAACCCAGAACCTTTCGTTTCACCACCGGCCAGATAAGCCTGACGCACCTTTTCCCAATCGGACCTCACGGCGTTGATCAAGCTCATGTTGTACGGCTGAAGCAGGTCCTCGGAACCGTACAACACCGTTGTCAGCCCGAGCCACGGCTGAGCAAGGTCGCTGGGATTACGCGATTTACTCAAGGCGTATGGATTCAAAGCTGGCACAATTTGCAAGTAGTTCCCCACCCGGTCCATGGTCGCGGCGGTTTGAGGGTTCTCGTACAACGCCAAATTGGTTTCCAGACCAATGTGTTCCAATTGGCGGACATAAACCAACATCGATTGAAACATCGGCTTGATGTTGTTGTACTCGCGTTCAGAGAGCGTCGTACTTTTATTCACCGTGTCGCGCTGTTCTTCCAACACGCGTTCCATCGCGGCGGCATCTTCGCGGAACCGCTTCACAAGCGGCTCTAGCTCTTTAGTACTGAGCGGGTCCGCAGGCATCACCGGCGTGGGATTTTTATTCCCAAGAACCTCGTCGGTTCTCACGATCGACTCCCGAGCCAATTCGGTCAGTTCTTGAATGGAACCAAGCAGATGCGTCGCCCCAAGGCTGAGCGGATGCTCACCGGCAATTTGCTGTAAAGTTTGCAGTTGACTATAAAGCGGCCGTTCGCCCCCACCATCCAAGACCATATTGGCTTCTTGAACTTGATAGAAGAATCGGTCCCGTGCACCACTGAGCGCAATCGGCGGAGTCGAGATCACCGGCAGGCGTGGATCAAGCGAGACCTCTCGATAAACGGCGTAACGAAAAACGAGCCCCTTCCAAATATACGCATCCAAGGGCTGCTTATCTTCTGACTCGCCTTGCCCTTTTTTCATCTCTCGCTGGTGCATGCCATTGATGTATTCACGTAGCTTGACCGAGGTCGCTACTTGGTGCGGAGAAACGAAATTCAGCTTTACGCTACCAGGGCTATTGATCGGCAAACCAAGTTCTTCGCGGACATCTTCTCGCCCAAGATAGATAAAGGGAACTCGCTCCCAAGCCTCTGGCCGCAAGCTCCACTCGAAGATCAGTTCATCAGGCGTGAACTTACGTTCTTTCCCCTCAGGAAAGATCTCTAAAGCGGCCTGCATCTCGGGCTGCTTCAGTTCTTCTTCGGTGTAATAGTCAACCAGGTTAAAGCGTGGCTTCGACTTATTGAACTCGGTGATCTTCTGCACCACTTGCCGCGCGTAGGCATCCATCGGCTTGACCCGTCCATGGTGATAGACGGGGATTTCTCGCCAGATGTCAGAAGGAAAATCTTCTGCGTAAACTGGCGTGCCGGCAACCCCGAGGCTGCTCAGCAGCACCACGGTGAACAACACCATTCGCAGCATACTGTTGGTCATTTTGCTCTCCGCCATTATCGCGTCACCACTTCTGTCTCAATCTTGGCCGGATGCGCCTTGGCGCGGGCCTTTGGATCAGACGTGCGTTTTGTTTTGAAGAAATAGGCTCGCATATAGAACATGCAAGCGATGCCCCCAATCACGAACAAACAGCCCCAATACCGCAGCGCCGTACCAGGATCGTAGTTGACCGAGAACACCGATTTGTAAACCTCGGAATCGTTACTTCGTTCCGGGACAAATTCTCGATACTCGGGCGTTCCAGCCAAGTAAGGACCATCGAACGATTCCTGAAAGATCCGCAAGTCGCGTCCGCCAGCTGGCTCGGTAAAATCGTCTGGCGCGTTCATTGTGATCCACACATTACGCTTTAACAAAGCACGCTGCGTGTAATAAACGTCGCCTGTTTCCGGATCGACCGAGATCCCCTCGAGCCCATCCATTAGCGGCGAGTGAAAGACCACCGGTTCGCCCGACTTCTCGTTTAAGTCGAGCATGCGAATCACTGTGTTAATCTCTTGTTCTTTGGGGCCATCATCCCCCAAGTACATTGGATCGTTCAAGTGCTTTCGAGCATTCGGATCGATACCGTTCGGCTGAATATCGGTCCAATAGAGTCGCCCACGCTCGCTATCGACAGCGATACTGTTCGGCTTGCCTGCTGACTTGTAGGTATACACCGGCGTAAGCTCAGGGGAATCGAGCGGGGTCTTGCCGATCATGTCGTTCAAGTCGTCTGTAAAATAGAGCTGGCCGTTTTTACTATCAAGAGCCACACTCGTCACGTTGCCGGCACTGGCCAGCCACTTGTTCTCGACTTCGCTGCCATCAAGCTTGACGCGTCCAATCGCCTTGTCGGCCACGTTTCCGAAGTAAGCCCAGCCTCCCGCAACATCAACGGCCAGACCGCTCGGAGAACGATCGAACAACGCGATCACTCTCTTATCGCTGCCATCGGCCTTGGCCTGCAATAGCACATCGGCCTCCTGGCCGGTCAGTCGATTGAACTGTTTGGCTAAC
The window above is part of the Bremerella cremea genome. Proteins encoded here:
- a CDS encoding cytochrome c biogenesis protein — encoded protein: MTNSMLRMVLFTVVLLSSLGVAGTPVYAEDFPSDIWREIPVYHHGRVKPMDAYARQVVQKITEFNKSKPRFNLVDYYTEEELKQPEMQAALEIFPEGKERKFTPDELIFEWSLRPEAWERVPFIYLGREDVREELGLPINSPGSVKLNFVSPHQVATSVKLREYINGMHQREMKKGQGESEDKQPLDAYIWKGLVFRYAVYREVSLDPRLPVISTPPIALSGARDRFFYQVQEANMVLDGGGERPLYSQLQTLQQIAGEHPLSLGATHLLGSIQELTELARESIVRTDEVLGNKNPTPVMPADPLSTKELEPLVKRFREDAAAMERVLEEQRDTVNKSTTLSEREYNNIKPMFQSMLVYVRQLEHIGLETNLALYENPQTAATMDRVGNYLQIVPALNPYALSKSRNPSDLAQPWLGLTTVLYGSEDLLQPYNMSLINAVRSDWEKVRQAYLAGGETKGSGLRDAMQKLSDDLHRLGEANNTERKVVLEETLGPDEVDSGILAYTAYPPVDSYRIATEVRYNTLDPFMYAWIFTFIATLGFGLAFTGMRKAMFWTGVTFLLIGIVWSTYGFYMRVVVTGWAPVTNMYETVIFVPWVVCALGLMFLLLPIYDRGRLAAWRATAIPGIWEAAELTEAQREMFPSNKLWLGFNVVAAILRLPVTLFIAYALVALPFYDGNRPIINFDSVNFGGSVFSIVQGLVISVILVGTTVLTAWYLPRLVISAILMPLFCLYDWFAVDKKLSDRFEKTYDRTYYGLAAAACGTFLLCVASIAPIVDTGTSRVLNAEFSPLQPVLRSNVWLTIHVLTIVASYGAGILAWGLGWLALGYYMFGKYRAPVVASTLNEGLAPKHAHTPQMSYRPPEQCFILGQQCYRAIQVAVLLLATGTILGGIWADVSWGRFWGWDPKEVWALVTLLIYVAILHARFAGWFNNFGLVVGTIIGFSSIVGSWYGVNFLLPLFKGGDAVGLHSYGSGGKGSEILVMGFVAANWIGLGLVALRFQLSKLSVVDENDVEEVVIKTDLPDPKDTSNLGDIT